DNA sequence from the Streptomyces sp. HUAS 15-9 genome:
GAGGGTGGAATCGGTGCCCGGAGTGGATGGACCGTGAGCTGGCCCGCCCAGGGGCATGTGCGGCAAGAGCTGCGCGGGTGTGCACAAGGTCATCGTGCGGGTCCAGGACCACGATGAGGGGTGGCGGACTGGTGCAGATCAGCATCGTGTCCCCCGGCGAGGAGCTTGCTGTAGGCCCAGCGCAGGAGGTCTTCGTCCACACGCGTCCGGCCTGTTGCTGCCAGGCCGCCCAGAAGCTGGTGGGTGATCTTGGCCCAGGCGCGGAAGTTCCCGTGGGCGGCTTCCTGGTCGCAGACGGCGATGAGCGCGGGGTCGGCGTCGGCCCACAAGGGATGGAACGCAGGGACGACCGTCTGGACCTCGGCCAGCGGCATCCGGGGAATCTCCTGCCAGGTGTAGACCCGTGATTCCAGCATCGGCTCGCTCTGCAGCGTCTCGAAGCAGCCGTTGCCTCCCGTGAAGATGATCGTCAGGCCGGTGTCGGAGTCATCCCAGAGGTAGCGCAGATACTCGAAGCAATGCTTGGACAGCCACTGCGCCTCGTCACACACCAGTACCTTCGGCTCGTCCAGAGCGGCGCGCAGCACCCGGTCGAATTCGATCGGCTGGGGCGGCGGTCGGCCCGGCAGTTCCAGAGCGTGAAAGAGCTCGTACCGCAGACCCCGGGTGGTGGGCCGGGCCTGGAACCGGATACGGCGCGTCAGTGCCGGAGCCAGCTCGCGCAGCGAGGCATTGACCGCCAGGGACTTGCCGTGGCCGGTAGCGCCGTAGATGCAGATCATCGCCTGGGCCTCGACGGCCACTCGGATGTTCTCCCGTACTTCCAGCAGGGTCTTGGTGGCAACAACGTGGGCGTCTTTCAGGCGCATGTAGTGGTCGTCGCGTTCTTGCGGGAGAAGGCCCCGGCGCTGTGCGGTCGTCATCGGTCAGCTCCCCTCGTCGGGCATGCTCGCCGGCGTGCTGGGGTCTGGTGCCAGTCGCTTGACGGGACGGGCCCAGGAGGCAGGGGGCTCGCTGGGCGGGATCAGATCCGGCAGCGCCCGCGCGGCCAGGTCCGCCCGGTGGCTGACGGCGAGTTCCTGCTCGGCCTGTACTGCCGTCAACGCGCCCAGCCTCTGCGGGCGCTGTGCACTGGTGACCGCCCCGAACCGGTCCCGCGTGTGACGCGAGGCAGCAGACAGCGCGCGGGCCAGGCGGCGCTTCTCAGCTTCCCGGCTCTGGCGCACCGCACGCCGCTGGTCGGCGCTGGCCGCGTCTGCCAGGTGCGCTGTGCCCAAGTGCCTGCCCGAGGCCGCGTCGAAGACCTCGATCTCATGGTCATGATGCGGGATGTAGCGGATGCGTACCTTCGTGCCCGCATCCGCACGGCCGGTCATCCACTCCCCACGTAGTACCGGCTTCGCCAGCGCACCCCGCACGCAGTCAGCGTGCGCACCCGTCCGTCGTCCTCCAGCGTGAACGCCCACAGCAGGTGAGCGTCCACGTCCTCGACCGGTGTGGGATCGTCCTGCCACGCCTGGAGCGGGGTACGCCCCTCAAGCGCCTGACTGGTGTGCTCCGTGTTCCACCATGTGATCCACTCCAGCAGCAGACCGACGAACACCGTGAACTCAAGCGGTTCTGCCCCCTGTGCCTGGCTCCCTCGGGTGCTCCGAGAGCCCGGGCGCAGCTGGGCAGACGGGGCGCGGGTGTAGCCGGGCAACGACGCGAAGAACATCCGCTCCACGCACCGGTTCAGGTTCTCCACCGTTCCCTTCAGCTCCGGGCGGTAGGCGGGGAGGTCCTCCACCGGCACCGCAAACGCACCCAGCGCCGCCGCCACCGTGGAAGAAAGGAAATCGCTGCCTCGGTCGATCCGCACCAGCGAAGGCAGACCCCCGACCGGCCCGTACGGGCCAGACAGCTCTTCGTCCCTCGACAAAGCAATCCTCAACGCGGCCAGAATCGCGTCCCTGGACGGCTGATGCGGTGTGACGGCTGCCCGGCAATCGCGTTCGTCGCGCAATCGACGAACCACGTCACCCACGGACACACCAGCTCCCCATCCAGCACAACCTCGACGGGCACATGCGTGTGATCAGCCTCCCAGCACGCATTCCGCCACAACCTCGGCCGCCGCAAATGCACATCGTGCCGCCGCCGAGCCCGCTCCCCACCAGCAAGAGCCGCACGCTGCCCCGCACTCAGATCCCGGCGAATCGCCCGGTGCAACGTCGCCAACGACGGCACCGGCGAGGCGCAGCGGCCCTCAGCGACAGCCGCGGCATGCTCGACCACCAGCTCCCGGTGAACCGCAGCCGCGTTCCCACACCAGGCGAGAAGACGCGCATGCAACTCCGGCGTGACCCGGAACCGCTCCCGCCCCCGCGGCCCTGTACGCCCCTCCCGCCGAGCAGCCTCAAGCCACCGCCACACCGACCTGAGCGACACCCCCACCGAAGCCGCCACCAGACGGACATGCTCCGTGGTCAACTCCCCACGCCCGTCCAACACCAGCAGACGGGACACCGCCTGCTCCCGCCCCAACAACCCCGGCACACCAGCCACCGACCGCGCGACCGACCGGCCACCCTCGCTCCGCTGCGCACGACTCATACCGCACCGCCCGGCAAGAAAACCATCCCCGCTACCGGCCACAGTCCCCCAACCAACAAACAGACAGCGCAGTTCACCGAAGAAGACGAGATGGGTCAACACCCGGCGTACACTCCCCCGACTCAGGAATCTGCACCACCACACCCCAGCCGAAATCAGCGGAGTGACACCAGCAGAACGCCACCCAACACCACATCACACCAGGTCAAAGACCTAGACACCGGTGACAACACACGCACACCACCACTGACACCAAACCGCAGATTCGCACCGTGACGCCGCCTGCGCCTCCTGCCGACACCCCTTTGAACCTCACCAGCAGAACAGACCAGCGCCCACCCCAGACACCAAAAGACCTACAGACACCACGACAGACCGACAGCACCAAGACCGCAAGCCTGTCACCCCACAGACCACAGCAACAGCACCAAGACCCTCAAAAGCCAGACACCCGACCACCCATAACACCAACTGACATCCATACGGCCACCAACTCACAACAGACCGCGCCACATCACCCGACAGGTCCGGGCCCCACACCGGCCAGCGCGGCGGCGGAGCCGACGCGCAGCGGACCCCAGGCCGCGCCCTATCCCCGAGGCCGCCGCCCGCCCACGCCCGCCCCCATTCCTCACTCATCCTTCAACCAGCGCGGGAAAAGTGGCAGCAGAGGGGATGTCAGACCCTCGACCATGCGCGGGAACCTTGGTTGACCTGCGGACACGCCGACCCTCCCGGAGAGGCTCGCGCAAGAGATGTTGCAGGAGTAGCCGCAAGAGATGTCGCAAGGGTCGGCGTTTCGGGTGCCTCGGAGCTGTACAAACTGCAGCAGGATGACCCTGCATCGCTGGAGGAAGAAGGGTTCGCATCGTGATCCGCGCCGGACGCGCCGCGTTGGTCCGTACACTCGCCGACCTCGCCACGGCAGCGGGGAAAACGCCGAAGACATTCAGCAACCAGAAGCTGCACAAAGTCTCCCCACCCACAGGCCACTTGACCTGCGGCCGAGCACCACAAAGGCCCTGTACTCGTGAAGCTACGGCCGGGGGATATGTCCCCCGGCCGTAGCTTCACGAGTACAGGGCCCAGGTGGGCCGGGTCCGGTCCGCGGCTCCCGCCGGTGCCGGATCACTTCCACCTCGAAGGAGGCGGCCGATCCACTCCCTCACTGACCAGAGCGGATCAGATGGCGATCCTGGGGGTATACCAGGCGTCGGAGCCGGACAGCGTCCTCTGGATCCCTATGGCCGAGTCCTGAAGCCCCTTGGGGCAGGTGATCACACTGGAGAGGTACCCGCCCCGCGGCTTGAGGCCCTTCTTCAAGTCGTAGACCATCTGACCTGACGGCCCCGCGCAGTTCAGGAAGAACTCCGAGTGGATCGTCCCGTACGTCTTATTGGTGAAGTTCAGCTGCACCTTGTTCGCACTGACGCGCATGATGCACCGCATCACCTTCTTACCCTCACAGCGCCACACGCCATCGGCCGTGGCGCGGGATGCCTGAGCTTCAGCGACCGTCGCGGACGTCCCCATGAGCGCTGTCGCAGCAACGCCCGCGACCACCATTCGAGCTGCTATTCGCACGATTCACCCGTTCTCTCTGTCCGTGCGCCTAACGAACGCCGGGCAGACCCTTGGGCCCGCCCGGCGGTGACTCGCTGCGCGCACGTGACTCCCCGTGGGAAGCTTCCAGCGTTCCCCGTGGAGACGATCTTAATATGCGCGCTGCACTGGACGTATGGCGTGGTGAAGTCCGGAGCCCAAGGCCAGAAGGGTTGGATCTGCTCGAAGTACATCGCTGGCGGCCCTGCGTGATGCTGGGTGTGCCGTAGCTTCACGAGCACAGGGCCGAGGGCGGATCGGTCGTCGTGGCCGAGCAGGGCCAACACCCCTTCCCGGTTCTACTCCCGTCGTTCGTCCTTGCTCACGGAACGCTACATGTCCGTCTGCCGTAGCAATACGAGCGCACCCCCACAAAGGAGGGGCCGCCCGGTAGCCAGCCCGGTCCAGGGACGGGGCGAGCGGTCCAGGATGAGCGAAGCCCAGCGCGTAGCGCCGCCGAAGGCGTCCTTGACGGCTCGGCACGGCCCACACACTCCACGAGCGGGCGGCCCCGGCTCGCCACCTGCGAGGCGCTCGCTTTCGCTCCCCACTCGGTTGAGTAACAGAGCAAGTGAGGCGACGAGTAGCCCTGGCCGAATCCAGAGATCCTCATCATTTGTGGCGGCCGCGCAGGTGCTGGGTCCATGTCGAGCCAGCGCGGCTCGGCCCCATGCTCGTTTCAGGAGATGCCCGCGTACCTGGCCGAGGCCGCGAAGAGCTGGCGCGCGTAGTCGGCGGCCTGCGGATCGCGCTCCTCCATCTGGGCGGGGTCGTGGACAGCAATGTGAACGAGGACGAGTCCGTTCGGACCCGAGGTGTGCGCGGCCATGGCCGGCCCGTAGCGACCCGGTGTGACATCACCCGCCCAGGCGCTGCGGCCAGCGCCCGCGGGCGCCGCTCAACGCGCCCTGTTTCGGCGGCCTCTTGGACGACGCGGCAAGCTTGTCAGTGCCGCCTGCCAAGATCACGGTATGGCTGAATGTGTGGATGATCTGCTGGAGCGCGGCAACGGCTGGTCGGAGCGGATTAGGGACCGGGTGACCCAGCTGCCTCCGGAGCTGACCGAGTTGGTGCTGCACCTCGGTCGCACCGGGACCTTCTGGGACTGGCACTACAAGGTCGACGCCGCCTGGAAGCGGCAGACGAAGGCCTTGCTGAAGACGGACGGCGCGCGGGAATTGGTGGCGGAGGCGATACGGGCCCTGTCAGCCGGCGGATCCCTGCACGACTGCACCGACCCCAACATCACCTGGCAGGACCTGTGGGCCAAGTCAGACCGAACCCCCACCCGCGACCTGGCCAACGGCTTCGCCCTGGCCGCCGGCTACCTCGCCCGCGGCGCCTCACCAACCCAACTGGATGACCTGGTCGCCGACTTGCTCACAGTCGCCCGCAAGAACGCCCACGTCCTCGACGGCTACTACAAGCGCGACGACGACCTCTGCGGCGCCGTCTTCACCGCTCTCGCCGACCTGTCGGCCATGGAAGCCCTCTGGACTTTGCACCGCGAGGTCCAGCCCGGCGCCCACTCCCACCGGCACCTGGCCAAGGTGGCCAAGAAGACGGCCACTCGCCTCGGCGTCCCACCCCACCAGCTCCAGGAACGGACCGTGCCCACCCACGGCGTCGGTGCGGACGGCACACTGAAGCTGGGCTGGATCGGATGCGGCGCGATCTGGCTCAACATCCCCTACGAGGCCGTCATCACCCTCTCCTCCAGCGGTCGGGTCACCGTGGACTGGATCGACGTCGACGACGGCGGCGCCACCACGCGCACCTCCTCGCCGTTCCGCTCGCCCACCGGCCTCAAGACCAAGTACCTGCCCCACAACGTCGACGTGACCCGGCTACTGGCCCGCAAGATCGAGGAGACCCTCAGCAGCGAACGCCGCCGCCTGTACGCGCTGCAGCACGAAAACCGCCTGTGGCCGCATGCCGAGTGGGCCCGCTACTACCGCGACCACCCCCTCACGGGCATCTTCGCCCGCGCCCTGATCTGGGAGTACGAGACCGAAGAAGGCATCTGGACGGCGGGCCTTCCCCACGAGACCGGCTGCCACACGCTCGACGGCCGCACCGTCGACATCGCGGGCACCACCCGTGTGCGGCTGTGGCACTCCAAGCGGGCAACCCCCGATCAGGTCGACGCTGTGCGCGTCTTCCTCGCCGAACGCGACGTCCCCCAGCCCTACGACCAGATCAAGGATGCCACCTGACACAGGACCCCACCCGACGCGAAAGCACACTGCAGGGCGCCCCCACGGGAGAGCGGCTATGGCCTGCGCTCATCGCCGTCCAAGCACCCCAATCGCCGACAACGGCAGAAGAAGACGATACGACGCGGGACGCGAGAAAGCCTGGCCTGCGTCCCGCGTAGGAACCGGACCTCCGCCGACCGCTCGGCTTCTGACAGCGCGCGGCCTGCTGCCATCGCTGCGGGCACGGCAGCAATGACAGCGGCACCCGATGCAGCTGCTACTTCAGGCCGAGCTTGGCTTCCGCAGTGACCCAGTTCGTCGCGATCGCCTTCTGGACCGAGGCAAGGGTGACCCTGCCGCTGCAGATGGCCGTGTGCAGACGGGCCTCGACCTTGTCCTTGTCGTTGTTCGGCCCCGCTCCCGGCCTGTGCCCAGGGCTCGGGGGCTCGACCCAGAGGTTCCGCGGGTCGTTGGGGTCACCGCCCAGGGACAGAGAAACCAGGTGGTCGTACTCGGCATCGCGCAGACTGCCCCTGTAGCTGTACGACTTGGCGTTTGCCGACTTCTCCGCGCCCGTCACCGACGCCGGGGGCCGGATCCTAGAGCTGTACCCCGGGTCGCAGATGGTGGACTTGAGCGTTCTGGCCGTCACCTTCGGATTCAGTGCTCCCGGGGTGCAGTGACTGTCGGGCAGCGGCTGGTTGTGGTAGCTGCGGTAGTGGCAACTGCCGGGGGCTGGCTGCTTCTGCACCGTGTAGTGGGCCTGCGGGCCCGGCCCATGCGGAAGGCCGGAGGTGGCGGCACTGGCTACGGTGCCACCGAAGCAGAGTGCGGCACTGGCGGCAAGCGAGCCCGCCGCAGCGAGCACGCGCTGATACCTGATCATGGTTCCCCGTTCTGCGAGCCGTTACCCAACGGGTGAGACGGTCACGCTCACCCACGCACTGCGACCCGGCATGTTCATCTACGGCCGGATGATCACCGGCCAGAAGGAAACCTACCCCGTGAGTGATCTTGTCGACTACTCAGATGAGATGACGTTAGACGCACACGACAGAGATTCCGTGCAGTCGGCGTGGCCGGGCGAGAAGTGCGTGATGCACTATGGGTAGGTATCAGCCTGTGCATTAGACGGTAACAAAGAGGCAAGCACCCGAAAGGGCAATGCCCTTTGGTACACATCGCAGTTGAGACAACTTTGGTTAACTGGTGAAGAGCTGACTCAACAAGCCCCCTATTGTTTGAGTACCTGCAAGGTGCTCTCGGCGTCCAGGTTGACCGGGTAATGGCGTGGACGGGGCGGACGTTCGCTGAAGGCGCCGCCGCAAACGCTCCTGATGAGGATCTCGAAAAACGGGCAAGGCGCCCGACGCCGCACGAGCTGGCCCCCCGGGCACTCCGGCGTCCGGCTCCGCTGCTACCTCGACATGCGCCAGTCCCCCAGGTCTTGAACCACGCCGGACGAGGTCGTGTCGCCGATCGGGTCGGGTGTCGAGCAGCTGACCAGGATCGCGCAGAGCACGGCCCCGACGGTGTAGACCGTGTGGTGCGGGCCGCCCGGATACCTCCACCGACGAAAGCCGCAAGGGCAACGCAGGTTCGCTCGCGGCCGCGTGCAACCCCGGGCGGCCCGGGTTCCGTGTAGGGCGTAGGGAAAGAGGGCGGATCTGGGTCGACTTGGATCCGGCGCAGGCGACGCCTGGACGCGTGAGACGAGGA
Encoded proteins:
- a CDS encoding ATP-binding protein, whose product is MTTAQRRGLLPQERDDHYMRLKDAHVVATKTLLEVRENIRVAVEAQAMICIYGATGHGKSLAVNASLRELAPALTRRIRFQARPTTRGLRYELFHALELPGRPPPQPIEFDRVLRAALDEPKVLVCDEAQWLSKHCFEYLRYLWDDSDTGLTIIFTGGNGCFETLQSEPMLESRVYTWQEIPRMPLAEVQTVVPAFHPLWADADPALIAVCDQEAAHGNFRAWAKITHQLLGGLAATGRTRVDEDLLRWAYSKLLAGGHDADLHQSATPHRGPGPAR
- a CDS encoding DUF4132 domain-containing protein, whose translation is MAECVDDLLERGNGWSERIRDRVTQLPPELTELVLHLGRTGTFWDWHYKVDAAWKRQTKALLKTDGARELVAEAIRALSAGGSLHDCTDPNITWQDLWAKSDRTPTRDLANGFALAAGYLARGASPTQLDDLVADLLTVARKNAHVLDGYYKRDDDLCGAVFTALADLSAMEALWTLHREVQPGAHSHRHLAKVAKKTATRLGVPPHQLQERTVPTHGVGADGTLKLGWIGCGAIWLNIPYEAVITLSSSGRVTVDWIDVDDGGATTRTSSPFRSPTGLKTKYLPHNVDVTRLLARKIEETLSSERRRLYALQHENRLWPHAEWARYYRDHPLTGIFARALIWEYETEEGIWTAGLPHETGCHTLDGRTVDIAGTTRVRLWHSKRATPDQVDAVRVFLAERDVPQPYDQIKDAT
- a CDS encoding DUF6207 family protein gives rise to the protein MRISKNGQGARRRTSWPPGHSGVRLRCYLDMRQSPRS